A region of Flavobacterium album DNA encodes the following proteins:
- a CDS encoding 3-deoxy-D-manno-octulosonic acid transferase, whose amino-acid sequence MLFIYNLLTVIAGWHLKLIALFIPKIKLFVEGRKVVFDTLSQKIAASDKVIWFHAASLGEYEQGLPVMQKVKAMYPGHKIVVSFFSPSGYEVRKNTKDADVVVYLPLDTLANAKKFVALAHPELVFFIKYEFWPNYLNELRKHNTPTYLISGMFREKQAFFKWYGGFYRDALKAFTHFFVQYESSKKLLQTIGFTNATISGDTRYDRVSEILERDNNLPFIEEFIDGKITVVFGSSWPKDETMFTDYINSSTGTKFIIAPHTFAHVPALQQSITKPAVLFTEKEGKNLADYDVLIINTVGLLTKIYSYADVAYVGGGFGTAGLHNILEPAAFEVPVIIGPNHQKFPEAVALVNMGGCISVKNKQEMEDALSLLTHNDDQRWETGHIAGTFVSMNRGAVGIIINHIANETGV is encoded by the coding sequence ATGCTTTTTATATATAACCTGCTCACCGTAATTGCCGGATGGCACCTGAAACTTATAGCGCTTTTTATACCCAAGATCAAATTGTTCGTAGAAGGCAGGAAAGTGGTTTTCGATACGCTTTCGCAAAAAATTGCCGCTTCGGATAAGGTGATCTGGTTCCATGCCGCCTCGCTGGGCGAATATGAGCAGGGCCTGCCGGTGATGCAAAAAGTAAAAGCCATGTATCCCGGCCACAAGATAGTCGTGTCGTTTTTTTCGCCTTCGGGTTATGAGGTGCGAAAGAACACCAAAGATGCCGATGTAGTGGTTTACCTGCCACTGGATACACTGGCAAATGCCAAAAAATTCGTTGCCCTCGCCCACCCTGAGCTTGTTTTCTTCATCAAATATGAGTTTTGGCCGAATTACCTCAATGAGCTTAGGAAACACAACACGCCTACTTACCTTATTTCGGGGATGTTCAGGGAGAAGCAGGCGTTCTTTAAATGGTATGGTGGTTTTTACAGGGATGCACTGAAGGCGTTCACTCATTTTTTCGTGCAATATGAAAGCTCTAAAAAGCTGCTGCAAACCATAGGGTTTACCAATGCGACCATAAGTGGCGATACCCGCTATGACCGCGTAAGCGAGATACTGGAACGAGACAACAACCTGCCTTTTATAGAAGAGTTTATTGATGGAAAGATCACGGTTGTTTTCGGGAGCTCGTGGCCCAAAGATGAAACGATGTTTACGGATTATATCAATTCGTCCACGGGCACTAAATTTATTATCGCTCCGCATACTTTTGCGCATGTGCCGGCATTGCAGCAAAGCATTACCAAACCAGCTGTTTTATTCACTGAAAAAGAAGGCAAAAACCTTGCGGATTATGATGTACTGATCATCAATACCGTAGGGCTTTTGACCAAAATATACAGCTATGCCGATGTGGCGTATGTAGGCGGCGGGTTCGGCACCGCAGGGTTGCACAATATACTGGAACCTGCGGCTTTCGAGGTACCGGTCATCATTGGGCCCAACCACCAAAAGTTTCCGGAAGCGGTAGCATTGGTAAATATGGGCGGCTGTATTTCCGTTAAAAACAAACAGGAAATGGAAGATGCTTTATCCCTGCTTACCCACAACGATGACCAGCGTTGGGAAACAGGCCATATTGCTGGCACTTTTGTATCGATGAACCGTGGTGCTGTAGGCATCATCATAAACCATATTGCTAATGAAACCGGTGTTTAA
- a CDS encoding GNAT family N-acetyltransferase translates to MKPVFKPFEQADAHAVVGMMEEFYAIDNYPIDATVSRDLFLEFTENESLGRGWVILHEGKPVGYAILTFVFSFEYKGRIAFLDELFISPDARGLGLGRLTLDFIYEQGKLLSIKIIYLEIEGHNVVAQKLYLSKGYTVHNRGLMKVVV, encoded by the coding sequence ATGAAACCGGTGTTTAAGCCTTTCGAACAAGCCGATGCACACGCTGTAGTGGGCATGATGGAAGAATTCTATGCCATCGACAACTACCCTATTGATGCTACGGTGTCGAGGGATTTGTTTTTGGAATTTACAGAGAATGAGAGCCTGGGCCGTGGCTGGGTGATCTTACATGAAGGGAAACCTGTGGGCTATGCAATCCTTACATTCGTTTTTTCGTTTGAATATAAAGGGAGGATCGCGTTTTTGGATGAGCTTTTCATTTCGCCCGATGCACGCGGATTGGGACTGGGCAGGTTAACGTTAGACTTTATATATGAACAGGGAAAATTATTATCTATTAAAATAATTTACCTTGAGATTGAAGGGCATAATGTTGTTGCCCAAAAATTGTATTTGTCTAAAGGGTATACGGTGCATAACAGGGGATTGATGAAGGTGGTGGTGTGA